The sequence below is a genomic window from Gossypium hirsutum isolate 1008001.06 chromosome A11, Gossypium_hirsutum_v2.1, whole genome shotgun sequence.
TATACAACGATACGTACATAATCTGTACACGAGAACGAATGATACTGCACTTCATAACCTTCTCGATAACTGCTGGACGAGATTTATAGGGGCACGAGATGGTATAGATGGTGCCGGACGGGTTCTTCGCGATCAAGGGTCCGATGGTACGAAGTTAACAATTACTCGGAATGTTATTCCGATGATTACATTTTGTTCGGAACTTTTTAAGAAGAACCCAGCAGTGGCTGTGCCGAAATATATAATTGATGAGACGAATGTTGTTAGTACTGATTGTCAGATTATATTGGGGATTTTGAATAACTTTTAGGCAGTGTGATTCATGTGGAGAGAGCAGCAAGATACAAGATTTGAACATggttgtaataataataatatgcttTAATTCCCTTCTCCCTTCCTTTTGTCGTTCACATCAATTTTAGGTGCTTCAAAAGCTTTTTGGATATTATTTATCAGATTTGTTCCCGTATGTTTTGAACAAAATTGAAGATTTTTAGTAGTTTATTGCTGAGGATAATTCGAACAGAAATTAAGTTAAAGATGTGATTACAGTTCCGATAAATAAGCCAAACTAGTATACTTTTTATTGAAGATTTATTTTAAGATTATGTCCGTGAAATTAGATATTTCACATTCATTATAATTTAACATGGATATAGAATGACTTGTTTAGGTTAGTATATTCGAGTGAGAGAGAACTATTTGTTCATCCAAGAATTGTATGAAACATGATATTATCCctttctaataattttatgtcATATCAGTAATTTCATCttgaattttaggattttaattaGGATATAATTTTTTACATGGTGAAAAtactgaaatttaaaataaaaatgttgatgtgacataaaattattaaaaaatgatacatgtactgtttcatacaatcctatCCCATAAATGAGAAGGGATTGTGTAAAATTGTGATTTTACATCATCCTTATCCCTTCCCAATAAGtaaatgacaaatcagatttttccttCTGATTTTCAGTATTTTCCTGCTGACAAAATTCAAATCTAGCTAAAAAAGCTTAAAATCAGAAGGAAAAATTTGATTTGTCCTTTTTCTATTAGAAATGGATAGGGATGACGTGgaattatagttttattttaatcctttttcagGGTTAAAGTtgcttttatattaattttaaaacttgtcaAGTATgtttgtgttaataatttaatgactttgataaaaaagaaaaaaaatcaaataattgagTAATGATTTTATAagttttcataattaaataacaaaaaaaattaataaatacttGGAAACTTAAACGCATAAAAAAAGAtagtagaaaaagaaaaaccattcATATAACCCTAGTAATATAAATATGTTCTTGCAAACAAGAAAATTACCATTCActaaatcaaaatacaaagaaGGCGGTAAAGTTGTAGCTTGAGAAACTTCAACAATGGCGAATTTCAGGCTTTGTCTTTTCACTCTTTCCCTCATCACATTACCTTTCATATTACAACCATTTAATGTAATGTCTGATGAAGCAATGATAATCAATATCTGCAGCAAAACACCTAATCCTAGTCTTTGCTAAACATGTCTTTGCTAAACATGTCTTCACAGTGATCCGAAAAGTGCAACAGCCGACGTTAAGGGCTTGGCAACGATATCGATCACCTGCGGTACACGTGACGCCGATGAACTATACACCGATACGGATAATTTGTACACGAACACGAAGGATCCAGCACTTCATAACCTTCTCGATAACTGCTGGTGGAGATTTCTGGGGGCACGGGATAATATTGACAGCGCGGGACGGATGCTTAGTGATAAAGGGTCGGATGCGGCGAAGCTAGCTATTACTCGGTATGCTATGCCGATGATTACATGTTGCTCGGACCTTTCCAAGAAGAGCCCAACAGTGGCTGTGCCGAAGAATATTATTGATGAGATGAATGTTGTTAGTAATGATTGCCAGATTATATTAGAGATTTTGAGTAATTTTTAGGTAGTGAACTGAAGAGAGCAGCAAAATACAAGATTTGAACGTGgctgtaataaataaatattattgacTCAATACAGACTCTgcattttcctaatttttttatgCAATATTGGGAAGAGTCATACTATTTGAATTGGTGTTAAATAAAAGacataaattaagaaaaaaacattattttagtTAGAATAAATTACaggaaaagtaaataaatttaaaataaaaaattcttaattagGTTATGTAAATAAaacttttatatttcataattaatttatttttacagaattattttattcataaaagaaaaaatttgtacataaattattgttttactttctatatttatttttatataaagtaaaaaaaagtcatttttataaaatctataaaaaatttaaaaccactTTACttataacattaattttttttagaaataaaaggaataaattaaagagtactttaaaaaataaaatataaaaggaaaacaaaaacaaaaacacacTAACATATATTGCAATTAGATAGTACACATAGAGGTGCTCGTGGGTAGGGTTGAGTTGTGTTTGAGTTAGGTCTAAATATggtattaacatattttatgtttgCTTAAGCTTAGCCCGACCCTAAATAttggcctaaaattttgctcaaactTGCCCATATTTGCAAAAGATTAATTCAAGCCTATTTTAGGCCCAcccatattattaaataattttttaaaaataatcaatttacttttaatactaataatttttttatttattgaaatttttatatagtcattttaacattatttaatgtttatattagagcaatattaaatatttagtatatgctaatttttttaatgtgttgcaaattacataatatataaaaataacataatataaaatattataaacttaaaaatggatTAGGCTGGACCGGGCACGGGACTCGAATGTTCAAACCTAAgcttgactcatattttaaacgggtctaatttttttttgtccaaactcattttcCAAACATAATAATTTTACTGAAACCCTCCCAAATTTTGGACGTACCTTCGAGACTAAGCAAGTAACCCAAACCGGGAACGGGTCTGTTGGCACATATCATCCATTGCCATGACTAacgaaattaaaaatttaaagtttaagccTAATTTAGAATTTgacacataaattaaaaacatCTGGTGAAATAAACCCTTTATGTAATCTAATAGATTAATAGAGAAAATGACAATAACTATCTTATCAACATTAATTATCACTATAGATAGGAAATAAAGCAAACGGATTTCATGCCAATAGATAATTCCAAATATCCAATTTTACAATATAATAACACACCAAATTGCACACTTCCACACTCtttcttaataaaaaaaagtaagtaGTTGAAATTGTGTGATAGATCCCAATGGAACttggatatatatacatatatatatacatatatatatatacacatagcaTGTTTTAAGAACGAATCCATATAAAAAAAAGGTCAACAGCTACGAAGTCTGAATcatgtttaattaatataaagCAGTTGGAGAACAGTAGAATATCACCTTTTCCATGCCATCCATTCCCATTAGGCAATAAACCCCATTCTTCTTCTGAAACATAACAATAAAACAAACTCAGTTTCTTAATACAAATTAGAGTGAAAAACAGAGTGTGAGAACAAAAGCAAGAATGTCTATGAATATATAAACATTTCCTATGACTGATTAAGAAATTACCTAGCAAGGATCATGTCAGTCTCGAACTATGATAAAAGGAACATGCTCTCGTCCTTGCAACACTTTAGCTATGAATGTCTTTGgcattgattcaatcttcaactttTCGAGGGTTGTAATGAACCTCAGTCCATCTGGAAGTATGTTCAAAATTGGGCAGTAACCAATCTCCAATCCCCGAAGAGAAGGCATGGCTTTTTCATCCATCTTCAACTCCTCCAAGTTTTCAAGATACATAAGGCTTAGAGACTCGAGTTTGGGAAAACCGTGTGCAGAGCAAAACATTTCTTTTCCTTTGAAAGCTTTGTCATAGAATTCAAGAACCCTTAAGTCAGGCAGCTTCTCTAGTGTTGGCATTGGATCTTCCTCAAGCTTGCACCTTACCAACTTTATGTAAACGAGATTTGAAGACAAGTAGTGGTACTCTGGTAACTTACTGATCTCCACAGCTAATCTCAATTTATGTAGGTTACCACAGCACGAAAGGAGGTGGGTCAAATGCCTTGTATCTATTTCATTGCTGATAATAGACAAGGAATGAAGATATTTAGCTTGGATGATGGGTGGATTCTTGTCCAActcattaaaattttcaatcttgAAGGGCCCATTAATCTCCAACTCTCTAAGATTTGTCATGTTGATAAGATCCTTCACATAATAACTCTTGGTGTTGAAGTTCACAAGTGTTAAGAGTTTTCTCAAAGTACCCAACTTCAACTTAGTTCTGCTTTTACATTTGGAAGGGAGATATAGATGTCTTAGTTGCAGCATCCTCCATATCACATTAGGCACATAAATAGAATTAGAATGTGAACATGATCCACGTTCAAGTCTTAAATCCAAGGTTTGCAAGCATCTCAAGTTACCCAAAGACGATGGCAGCTTTGATCTTACGAAGCTAAGATCCCTTAGACTCAAGAATCTTAAATGGATAAGATTACCTATATCAGTCGGTAACTTGCATCCAAGAAAATCGTTGATTGGTTCTAAGTCTAACACTCTTAGCAACTTGAAATTGTTGAGCATGTATGTCCAAATTCCTTTAAGTTTTAGAAGCGATAtaccaattattgaaataaacAGAATCGAAGCTAGAGGATTGCAAAAACGACTCTCGCCTTCTTCGTAACTTACCAATGATCGGGGCCGAAGCGCTTCTATTGGAATTTCTTTGAAGAAAAGAAGTGATCGAAGTTTTGTACTTTTAATGCACTGTATCCGACAGTATTCATGCATAGAAATTCTACGAAACCCTTGATCTGTGGATGACGAACATGCATTTGACTGATCAACAATGTAAAagaatttttcttcttttgcttttgaCATGCAGAAATCTCTCATCAGATCATGCATTTGAAATGTTTTGAGCTCTAAGGTTGCGATGTCTCTTTCACATACTTGAATCATGCACCTTTCCACCAGTTCCATCAAATAACCTTCTGCCACATCTTCTGCTagttccccacaatcttcttctTGATTTGGTGAAACAATACCTTCAGCAATTAATAATTGAATCAATCTACCCTTACGTATCTCATAGTCTTCAGGAAAATGGCTTAAATAAAGGAAACATGGACTTAGATAGGGAGGCAAATCATCATAACTTAATGCTAACACATCCTTTACATCACTTGTGTCCCTCTTCAAGTATGCTTTCACATTTGTGGATACCTTTTGCCATTCATTTAATGAGTTATTCTTTGTAGCCAAAATTCCTCCCAATACAATGATGGCTAATGGAAGACCTGCACAATGTTTAACCATATCTTTCCCGAACTCTCTTAATTTCGCATCAACTCCATATCCtgtaaaaaaaagggaaaaaaaagaaaattatgatctacatataaaatttttaaattaagtttatttttcaaaacttaatattttttatcactCTCAAATTTAGAGGGGCTTCAAATTTAAGTGATAGCTTGATTCGTGAATGGGTATGATACATACCTATATGTATAGATATTAAGATCAAATAATTTTGCAGTTGTTAATTCGATAATTATATTACCTGCAAAATCTAATCGAGGAAACGCAATCTTTTGAAGCAATTCCCAACTTTGCTTATAGTTTAGACACCGCAGCGCACACCGATAACATCTTGGGTTAGCATGGGAAACTATTTCTTTCCTTCGAGATGTGAGCAATATCTTGCTATTGCTATTCCTTTCAATTGGAAAAGCAGGTTTTAGACTATTCCAAGCTTCAATGTTCCAAATATCATCAAGTATCACCAGACATTTTTATCCTCCAAGAACTTAAACAACTTCTGTGCTAATTCGTCGTCACTTTGATTACTACCTCTTTCGTTGGTGGAGGAAAGCTTGGATAAGATGTCTTcccaaatttttcttttttggaattGTCGAGAAACATATACCCAAGCCAAGTATTTAAAATGACTGACAACCTGGTCATGTTGATATATTTTCTTAGCAAGAGTGGTCTTACCAAGACCACCCATTCCACAAATAGCAACAACACTGCATTCACTTTCTTCATCGATAAAAAGTGGCAGCAATGTCTTGATATCACCATCCAATCCAACAATATTATCATCGACAATATGTGGATAAGGCCGTCTCGACTCTCGCCTTCGAGCTGAAGAACTTGGTCCTTCTCCATCAACCCCCAACTTTGTTACATCATATGTCTTCAGTTGTCGAGTCAATTCACTGATTCTGACTGTGATTTTCTCTATCTCAGACTTGGTTTGGTAGAGCAAGCATCCCTCTTTAAGGCAGCAAGCCGATCTTTTGATGCAATTCGAAAAACCAGCTTTCCTTTTGGATGCAACTTGAAGGGCAAAAGTCTCGATCACATCTTCAGCATCGTAGGCCAAGTCTCTGATATCAGCAACTTTGTTACGCATCACCTCATCATCAGCTTTTCTTGAACCAGCCACTTTCAAGAAGCTTTGCATCCATCTCAGCTCCCTTTCTAGACTCTCAACTTGGTCATCGACACCCAACAAGGATGTTACTTGTTGAGTTAGCATGCCAATTGTTTCGAGAACAGAGGATATAGCTGACAATTCCATAGATTTTCTCAATATTTTGAGCACTGATTTCTCAGTGTTTGTATTGCTCAAAATGTAATGGTTGTTGGAGAACAAATTTAATTTCGGTTATGGCAAGCGTGGAAAGAGAAAAGGAACTTTATCGTGAAATGTGGAAAGAAGGAAAAGTAGCAGCCCAAGTGGTTTTATTTTAACTTACCTATCTATTTAACCTTTTATAGTTGGATCAGTTGGATTTATCTTTTTAGGTTTTATTAATCTCTCTAATTGCTTATTAATAGTTTGCACTTTCAAATATAATTCGAATATTTAGTTTGGATGCAATGCTGTTGtattttccaaaaataataaatatatgttcAAATCTTGGAAAACAACATTGTAGTTTCAAGTTAGTATTCCATACTTTACTCATTTGCTTTGAACTTAATTCTGCTccatttgtttcactgaaaatggtttctgaaaaataatttttgtagaatgactttcttttttgaaaaaactaatattttctaatatttagattaatctgtataaaatattttttgttatttgacagatttcttgaaaatatttcataaaagatgttttcaataaaacaaacatacatttgaaatttatgataaagagtttaaatgaaatagtgaattgatGACAAAGTGATATTAAggtgaaattataataaataatggaTCTTCATGatgttagggattaaattgtaaactttgtgaaaattataattaaaacaagaGAAGTGGTATGTATGAAAATTTGTTATGtcaaataagatattataatgaattatttgattaaaaaaatgtttatatggtgaaaaataaattacatggaaatagggactaaatt
It includes:
- the LOC121210089 gene encoding cell wall / vacuolar inhibitor of fructosidase 2-like; amino-acid sequence: MANFRLCLFTLSLITLPFILQPFNVIDPKSATADVKGLATISITCGTRDADELYTDTDNLYTNTKDPALHNLLDNCWWRFLGARDNIDSAGRMLSDKGSDAAKLAITRYAMPMITCCSDLSKKSPTVAVPKNIIDEMNVVSNDCQIILEILSNF